A genomic window from Candidatus Denitrolinea symbiosum includes:
- a CDS encoding NAD(P)H-dependent oxidoreductase subunit E: MNKTYTETELDDVIQRLVQRHGARRAEVIPILSELNETFGHIPVEALGKIRRAINAPEEGLFLADSHLYATASFYSMFSLQPVGKHVIRFCESAPCHVVGAREVIEAIQSHLGIGVGETTPDNEWTLLTTSCIGLCSVAPVIVIDDQLYGNLTPERIPDLLAQVQGGEA, translated from the coding sequence ATGAACAAGACCTACACCGAAACGGAGTTGGATGACGTCATCCAGCGGCTCGTGCAGCGCCACGGCGCGCGGCGCGCAGAAGTGATCCCGATCTTGAGCGAACTCAACGAGACGTTCGGCCACATCCCCGTGGAAGCGCTGGGAAAGATCCGCCGCGCCATCAACGCGCCCGAAGAGGGACTCTTTCTGGCGGACAGTCATCTCTACGCGACCGCCAGTTTTTACAGCATGTTCTCGCTCCAGCCTGTGGGCAAACATGTGATCCGTTTTTGCGAGAGCGCGCCGTGTCACGTAGTGGGCGCGCGCGAAGTGATCGAGGCGATTCAGAGTCATTTAGGAATCGGAGTGGGAGAGACAACCCCCGACAACGAATGGACGCTGCTCACGACCAGTTGCATCGGCCTGTGCAGCGTCGCGCCCGTCATCGTGATTGACGATCAACTCTACGGCAACCTGACGCCAGAGCGCATTCCCGATCTTCTGGCGCAGGTGCAGGGAGGTGAAGCATGA
- a CDS encoding 2Fe-2S ferredoxin: MDRIRSLDDLKKAKDSALQKEREEAEKHRFQVRVSLGSCGIAVGAAETFETLERLIVEKEAGGVLLKKVGCIGLCSLEPVIQVAETDRPQVTYGKVTPAVARRIFAEHIEKGLVVQEFVVEKI, translated from the coding sequence ATGGATCGCATTCGTTCATTGGATGATCTGAAGAAGGCAAAGGACTCCGCGCTCCAGAAGGAACGCGAGGAGGCGGAGAAGCATCGCTTCCAGGTCCGCGTCTCGCTGGGGAGTTGCGGGATCGCGGTCGGGGCGGCGGAAACGTTCGAGACGCTGGAGCGGCTCATCGTCGAGAAAGAAGCGGGCGGAGTCCTGCTGAAGAAGGTCGGGTGCATTGGTCTGTGTTCGCTGGAGCCCGTCATCCAGGTCGCGGAGACGGACCGTCCGCAGGTCACGTATGGGAAGGTGACGCCGGCGGTCGCGCGTCGCATCTTCGCGGAGCATATCGAGAAGGGACTCGTCGTGCAGGAATTTGTCGTGGAGAAAATTTAA
- a CDS encoding transposase, IS256 family, with product MTYQNDCTLPNEVLEQISEQGLDYLPELMRVIVNAAMKAERQQYLGVAPYERSEQRRDQANGFKPKTVRTRMGAIEFAVPQVRTGDYYPQALEKGLRSERALTMALAEMYVQGTSTRKVNAIVEKLCGSQVSSSLVSKATSELDVLLEAWQNRPLGEIRYLFLDARYEKVRMDGQVVDAAVLIAQAVDPLGKRRILGVRIGLGEAEIFWRAFLQSLIQRGLSGVRLITSDAHAGLRQALRAVFGGVLWQRCQYHLQQNATSYVPRREMLTEVAADIRRVFNAPDRPTAEAYLKQTVQKYAQSASRLADWMETNLPEGLTVFAFPEAHRRKLRTNNTQERLNREIGRRTNVVR from the coding sequence ATGACCTACCAAAATGATTGTACCTTACCAAACGAAGTTTTGGAGCAGATCAGCGAGCAAGGCTTGGATTACTTGCCCGAGTTGATGCGCGTCATCGTCAATGCGGCGATGAAAGCGGAGCGACAGCAATACCTGGGAGTGGCGCCTTACGAACGCTCGGAACAGCGACGCGACCAAGCCAACGGGTTCAAGCCGAAAACAGTGCGGACGCGCATGGGCGCGATTGAATTTGCCGTTCCGCAAGTGCGGACTGGGGATTATTATCCACAAGCGCTGGAAAAAGGGTTGCGTAGTGAACGCGCCCTGACGATGGCGTTAGCCGAGATGTATGTGCAAGGGACCTCGACCCGCAAAGTGAATGCCATTGTCGAGAAGTTGTGCGGCAGCCAGGTATCGAGCAGTCTGGTGAGCAAGGCCACCTCGGAGTTGGATGTCTTGCTGGAAGCCTGGCAGAATCGACCGTTGGGAGAAATCCGCTACCTGTTTTTGGATGCCCGCTACGAGAAAGTGCGGATGGATGGACAGGTGGTAGATGCGGCCGTTTTGATCGCCCAGGCAGTGGATCCACTCGGCAAACGGAGGATTTTGGGCGTGAGGATAGGTCTGGGTGAGGCCGAAATCTTCTGGCGCGCCTTCCTGCAAAGCCTGATCCAGCGCGGCCTGAGCGGTGTGCGTCTGATTACCAGCGACGCTCACGCTGGTTTGCGGCAAGCGTTGCGGGCGGTGTTTGGAGGCGTTCTCTGGCAGCGCTGCCAATACCATCTGCAACAGAATGCAACCAGCTACGTTCCTCGCCGCGAGATGTTGACAGAAGTGGCCGCGGACATTCGCAGAGTGTTCAATGCCCCCGACCGTCCGACGGCCGAAGCCTACTTGAAGCAAACGGTTCAAAAGTATGCTCAAAGCGCTTCCCGCCTGGCGGACTGGATGGAAACCAACCTGCCCGAAGGACTGACCGTGTTCGCCTTTCCCGAAGCGCACCGCAGGAAACTGCGCACCAACAACACCCAGGAACGCTTGAACCGCGAAATTGGACGGCGCACCAACGTGGTGAGATAG
- a CDS encoding transposase, IS256 family, with product MTYQNDCTLPNEVLEQISEQGLDYLPELMRVIVNAAMKAERQQYLGVAPYERSEQRRDQANGFKPKTVRTRMGAIEFAVPQVRTGDYYPQALEKGLRSERALTMALAEMYVQGTSTRKVNAIVEKLCGSQVSSSLVSKATSELDVLLEAWQNRPLGEIRYLFLDARYEKVRMDGQVVDAAVLIAQAVDPLGKRRILGVRIGLGEAEIFWRAFLQSLIQRGLSGVRLITSDAHAGLRQALRAVFGGVLWQRCQYHLQQNATSYVPRREMLTEVAADIRRVFNAPDRPTAEAYLKQTVQKYAQSASRLADWMETNLPEGLTVFAFPEAHRRKLRTNNTQERLNREIGRRTNVVSIFPNEAACLRLVSAILMEQDEEWQMGRVYLSMDENPPPK from the coding sequence ATGACCTACCAAAATGATTGTACCTTACCAAACGAAGTTTTGGAGCAGATCAGCGAGCAAGGCTTGGATTACTTGCCCGAGTTGATGCGCGTCATCGTCAATGCGGCGATGAAAGCGGAGCGACAGCAATACCTGGGAGTGGCGCCTTACGAACGCTCGGAACAGCGACGCGACCAAGCCAACGGGTTCAAGCCGAAAACAGTGCGGACGCGCATGGGCGCGATTGAATTTGCCGTTCCGCAAGTGCGGACTGGGGATTATTATCCACAAGCGCTGGAAAAAGGGTTGCGTAGTGAACGCGCCCTGACGATGGCGTTAGCCGAGATGTATGTGCAAGGGACCTCGACCCGCAAAGTGAATGCCATTGTCGAGAAGTTGTGCGGCAGCCAGGTATCGAGCAGTCTGGTGAGCAAGGCCACCTCGGAGTTGGATGTCTTGCTGGAAGCCTGGCAGAATCGACCGTTGGGAGAAATCCGCTACCTGTTTTTGGATGCCCGCTACGAGAAAGTGCGGATGGATGGACAGGTGGTAGATGCGGCCGTTTTGATCGCCCAGGCAGTGGATCCACTCGGCAAACGGAGGATTTTGGGCGTGAGGATAGGTCTGGGTGAGGCCGAAATCTTCTGGCGCGCCTTCCTGCAAAGCCTGATCCAGCGCGGCCTGAGCGGTGTGCGTCTGATTACCAGCGACGCTCACGCTGGTTTGCGGCAAGCGTTGCGGGCGGTGTTTGGAGGCGTTCTCTGGCAGCGCTGCCAATACCATCTGCAACAGAATGCAACCAGCTACGTTCCTCGCCGCGAGATGTTGACAGAAGTGGCCGCGGACATTCGCAGAGTGTTCAATGCCCCCGACCGTCCGACGGCCGAAGCCTACTTGAAGCAAACGGTTCAAAAGTATGCTCAAAGCGCTTCCCGCCTGGCGGACTGGATGGAAACCAACCTGCCCGAAGGACTGACCGTGTTCGCCTTTCCCGAAGCGCACCGCAGGAAACTGCGCACCAACAACACCCAGGAACGCTTGAACCGCGAAATTGGACGGCGCACCAACGTGGTGAGCATCTTTCCCAATGAAGCCGCCTGTTTGCGTTTGGTGAGCGCCATCCTGATGGAACAGGATGAGGAATGGCAGATGGGTCGAGTCTATCTTTCGATGGACGAAAACCCTCCTCCTAAATGA